From Deinococcus taeanensis, one genomic window encodes:
- a CDS encoding DUF808 domain-containing protein, with the protein MSGGLVALLDDVAAIARLAAASVDDISAAAGRASVKAVGVVVDDTAVTPRYVTGFNPDRELPVIWRIARGSLRNKVVFILPVALLLSEVLPGAITPILMVGGAYLCFEGAEKLLEAVRGGHEQDAATEARLGSPEHERQMISGAIRTDFILSAEIMAISLAEVASEPLVQRALILAVVALLITALVYGVVALLVKMDDLGLRLARGQTGAARAFGRGLVKGMPVVLSLLAGVGTAAMLWVGGHIILGGVADFGLDGPEHALHDLSVAAGHAVPAIGGLLEWLVETLGSALVGAVVGFLIVGVMHVVNRGRH; encoded by the coding sequence GTGAGCGGGGGCCTTGTGGCGCTGCTCGATGACGTGGCCGCCATCGCGCGCCTCGCCGCGGCCTCCGTGGACGACATCAGTGCCGCCGCAGGACGCGCCAGCGTGAAAGCCGTGGGGGTGGTCGTGGACGACACGGCGGTCACGCCGCGGTACGTCACGGGGTTCAACCCGGACCGGGAGCTGCCGGTCATCTGGCGGATCGCGCGCGGCTCCCTGCGCAACAAGGTCGTGTTCATCCTGCCGGTGGCCCTGTTGCTGAGTGAAGTGCTGCCCGGCGCGATCACCCCGATCCTCATGGTGGGCGGCGCGTACCTGTGCTTTGAGGGCGCCGAGAAACTGCTGGAAGCCGTGCGGGGGGGACACGAGCAGGACGCCGCGACCGAAGCCCGCCTGGGCAGCCCCGAGCACGAACGGCAGATGATCAGCGGCGCCATCCGGACCGATTTCATCCTGTCTGCGGAGATCATGGCGATCTCCCTGGCGGAGGTCGCCAGCGAACCGCTGGTGCAGCGCGCCCTGATTCTCGCGGTTGTCGCTCTGCTGATCACGGCGCTGGTGTACGGCGTGGTGGCCCTGCTCGTCAAGATGGACGACCTGGGGCTGCGGCTGGCACGTGGGCAGACCGGCGCGGCCCGCGCGTTCGGGCGCGGCCTGGTGAAGGGCATGCCGGTCGTGCTGAGTCTCCTGGCGGGTGTAGGCACCGCCGCCATGCTGTGGGTGGGCGGGCACATCATTCTGGGCGGCGTGGCAGACTTCGGCCTGGACGGCCCGGAGCACGCTCTGCATGACCTGTCGGTGGCGGCCGGTCACGCCGTACCAGCCATTGGCGGCCTGCTGGAATGGCTGGTGGAAACGCTGGGTTCAGCGCTGGTGGGCGCCGTGGTGGGTTTCCTCATCGTGGGCGTGATGCACGTGGTAAACCGCGGCCGACACTGA
- a CDS encoding DUF4956 domain-containing protein — protein sequence MLTGLHLDVAGRLLLNTIAVLTIVRWLYYPAQRDRELAFSLFVFGLTTFLVASVLMNLELPAGLGFGLFAVFSLLRYRTEGISNKALTYLFVVATLAILNALGNFTPLVFILLNALVVLATAAAEDGRLLGVQRRRQEVRQTVQYERIDLIRPDRRADLLADLEARTGWQIVRLDIGEVDFLKDVVTLRVTHVPPEAQPPGVTGTGKPDSAP from the coding sequence ATGCTGACCGGCCTCCACCTGGATGTTGCCGGCCGTCTTCTCCTCAACACCATCGCGGTCCTGACGATCGTGCGGTGGCTCTACTACCCGGCTCAGCGGGACCGGGAACTGGCGTTCAGTCTGTTCGTGTTTGGACTGACGACGTTCCTCGTCGCCTCCGTGCTCATGAACCTCGAACTGCCCGCAGGACTGGGGTTCGGTCTGTTCGCCGTGTTCAGTCTTCTGCGTTACCGCACTGAGGGCATCTCCAACAAGGCGCTGACGTACCTGTTCGTGGTGGCCACGCTGGCCATCCTGAACGCCCTCGGGAATTTCACGCCTCTCGTGTTCATTCTGCTGAACGCCCTCGTCGTCCTTGCCACCGCTGCCGCCGAGGACGGCCGCCTGCTGGGTGTCCAGCGCCGCAGGCAGGAGGTCCGCCAGACGGTGCAGTACGAACGGATTGATCTGATCCGCCCGGACCGCCGCGCAGACCTGCTTGCCGACCTGGAGGCCCGAACGGGCTGGCAGATCGTGCGCCTTGACATCGGTGAGGTGGACTTTCTGAAAGACGTGGTGACGCTGCGCGTCACGCACGTCCCGCCGGAGGCCCAGCCTCCCGGCGTCACCGGGACAGGCAAACCGGACAGTGCTCCGTGA
- a CDS encoding polyphosphate polymerase domain-containing protein → MPHSCAPNPAHSALHDALQGFRSISLADTQAAALMDRVEYKYLSTLPLVCDLLPALWAHYHALDISGTRLQGYSSVYHDTLDFSMYRAHHNGQARRHKVRYRQYRATGQTFMEVKLRDPKGRTRKERTLMTPGTDLPAAQAAFLAGHLPALGTAQLEPKLRVDCDRLTLVNVPRQERLTFDLNLTLSSPDGAVTRTFPDLVVIELKCAGGVTQSAFLPFAQQQALRGQPFSKYGVGCALLYPTLKRNAFKPQLLHLARLAQPKWSAAPGNA, encoded by the coding sequence ATGCCACACAGCTGTGCCCCCAACCCCGCGCATTCCGCGCTTCATGACGCCCTCCAGGGCTTCAGGTCCATCAGTCTCGCCGACACCCAGGCCGCGGCCCTGATGGACCGTGTGGAATACAAGTACCTCAGCACCCTCCCCCTCGTGTGTGACCTGCTTCCCGCCCTCTGGGCGCACTATCACGCCCTGGACATCAGCGGAACGCGCCTCCAGGGTTACAGCAGCGTGTACCACGACACGCTGGACTTCAGCATGTACCGCGCCCACCACAACGGTCAGGCGCGGCGGCACAAGGTCCGCTACCGGCAGTACCGCGCGACCGGCCAGACGTTCATGGAGGTCAAACTCCGCGACCCCAAGGGCCGCACCCGCAAGGAACGCACCCTGATGACGCCCGGCACCGACCTCCCGGCGGCGCAGGCGGCATTCCTGGCCGGCCACCTGCCGGCCCTGGGCACTGCGCAGCTGGAACCGAAACTTCGTGTGGACTGTGACCGCCTGACACTGGTCAACGTGCCGCGCCAGGAGCGCCTCACGTTCGACCTGAACCTGACCCTGAGTTCCCCCGACGGCGCCGTGACCCGCACGTTCCCTGACCTTGTGGTGATTGAACTCAAGTGCGCCGGCGGCGTCACACAGTCGGCGTTCCTGCCGTTTGCCCAGCAGCAGGCGCTGCGCGGGCAGCCCTTCAGCAAATACGGCGTGGGCTGCGCCCTGCTGTACCCGACCCTGAAACGGAACGCCTTTAAGCCGCAGTTGTTGCACCTCGCCCGGCTCGCCCAGCCGAAGTGGTCCGCGGCCCCAGGGAACGCGTGA
- a CDS encoding CotH kinase family protein has protein sequence MKTNYALALILFSALQGPVTGQSTSSTAPVAVPLTFATPLPLLNIATQGRAINDEPKTAATLSVTNQGGTTRNRPSDPPNSYQGAIGIEIRGSSSQAFPKKQYSLETRGADGKASPVSLLGLPAGRNWILSAAYTDPTLLRDSVAYNLSRRLGRYASRTVPVELILNGEYQGVYILEEKLEPQAQRISLSAQGALLQITPPDRVKPGDASFKLPESGTVLVIESPKGKALSSAMKAALEAVVVNFAQSLYHPDPGRPGGQYLNAVDLDALVDFVLLNEYFKNADAFFASTYLTVDLPASGASGAARPGRVTFGPVWDMDRGMGNSGRADFDQPSGWVFRTALFTEVLYDDPTFVRRFVQRWKALRSAGTIESLISDLDRDATRLTLPAQRNFTRWPIAGQTVIPGAAAASRYPDDVAALRTWLTARARWMDSNINALMKPGW, from the coding sequence ATGAAGACCAACTACGCGCTGGCGCTGATCCTGTTCAGTGCACTTCAGGGCCCCGTAACCGGACAAAGCACCTCTTCAACTGCCCCTGTGGCTGTCCCGCTGACCTTCGCAACGCCTCTGCCTCTGCTCAACATCGCAACTCAGGGACGGGCCATCAACGACGAACCCAAAACGGCAGCCACGCTCAGCGTGACGAACCAGGGCGGCACCACCCGAAATCGCCCCAGTGACCCCCCCAACAGTTATCAGGGGGCCATTGGCATCGAAATCCGGGGCTCCAGTTCTCAGGCCTTTCCCAAAAAGCAGTACAGCCTGGAAACCCGGGGAGCTGACGGGAAAGCCAGCCCAGTCAGCCTGTTGGGCCTGCCCGCAGGTCGCAACTGGATCCTGTCGGCCGCGTACACCGACCCGACCCTCCTGCGCGACAGCGTGGCGTACAACCTGTCACGGCGCCTGGGCCGTTACGCCAGCCGCACCGTTCCGGTCGAACTCATCCTGAATGGCGAATATCAGGGCGTCTACATCCTGGAGGAAAAACTCGAACCGCAGGCCCAGCGCATCTCCCTGAGCGCCCAAGGCGCACTGCTGCAGATCACGCCCCCGGACCGCGTGAAACCCGGCGACGCGAGCTTCAAGCTCCCGGAATCCGGCACGGTACTGGTCATCGAGAGCCCCAAAGGGAAGGCGCTCAGTTCCGCCATGAAGGCCGCTCTTGAAGCGGTGGTCGTGAACTTCGCGCAGTCCCTTTACCACCCCGACCCGGGACGCCCGGGGGGCCAATACCTGAATGCCGTCGACCTCGACGCGCTCGTGGACTTTGTGCTGCTCAACGAGTACTTCAAGAATGCCGACGCGTTCTTCGCCAGCACCTACCTCACGGTCGACCTGCCAGCGTCCGGCGCCTCCGGCGCGGCCAGACCCGGCCGCGTAACCTTCGGCCCGGTCTGGGATATGGACCGCGGCATGGGCAACAGCGGCCGGGCCGACTTCGACCAGCCCAGCGGCTGGGTTTTCCGGACCGCGCTGTTCACCGAGGTCCTGTATGACGACCCCACCTTTGTCCGGCGCTTCGTGCAGCGGTGGAAGGCCCTGCGCAGCGCCGGCACGATCGAGAGCCTGATCAGTGACCTCGACCGCGACGCCACGCGCCTGACCCTGCCGGCCCAGCGGAACTTCACGCGTTGGCCCATCGCCGGTCAAACGGTCATTCCCGGCGCGGCCGCCGCCAGCCGCTACCCCGATGACGTCGCCGCCCTGCGCACCTGGCTGACCGCCCGCGCCCGCTGGATGGACAGCAACATCAACGCCCTTATGAAACCCGGCTGGTAA
- a CDS encoding GNAT family N-acetyltransferase, protein MPLPPPRPATPADQDAAGDVAYDTGFFGAGAQTYFPSRPLFRLLWTAPYFQGAGHGCFVAPSRDAATLAGYIVGARDPALYRRTLARLVLTGMWRAARPPSALPTSLTYLWRAARHPGPHAPEDRFPAHLHINLRPEARGAGLGDALLEAHLHVLRAANVPGVQLSTTTENRAALRLYRRHGFTVTERRLSALWTPWLGHPAEHVVLTLRLP, encoded by the coding sequence ATGCCGCTCCCGCCACCCCGCCCCGCCACGCCCGCCGACCAGGACGCCGCGGGCGACGTCGCCTACGACACCGGGTTCTTCGGTGCGGGCGCCCAGACGTATTTTCCCTCACGGCCGCTGTTCAGGCTGCTGTGGACCGCGCCGTACTTCCAGGGGGCCGGGCACGGCTGCTTCGTGGCGCCTTCACGGGACGCCGCCACACTGGCCGGCTATATCGTGGGCGCCCGCGACCCCGCCCTGTACCGCCGCACCCTGGCCCGGCTGGTCCTCACGGGCATGTGGCGCGCGGCGCGTCCACCGTCCGCCCTGCCCACCTCACTGACGTACCTGTGGCGCGCCGCCCGCCACCCCGGCCCTCACGCCCCGGAGGACCGCTTCCCAGCACACCTTCACATAAACCTGCGGCCTGAAGCGCGGGGCGCCGGCCTGGGCGACGCCCTGCTCGAAGCGCACCTGCACGTGCTGCGCGCCGCGAACGTCCCGGGCGTCCAGCTCTCCACTACGACCGAGAACCGCGCGGCGCTCCGCCTGTACCGCCGGCACGGCTTTACCGTCACTGAACGCCGCCTCAGCGCTCTGTGGACCCCCTGGTTGGGCCACCCGGCGGAGCACGTCGTCCTGACCCTGCGCCTGCCCTGA
- a CDS encoding molybdopterin-dependent oxidoreductase, whose protein sequence is MTHPAPAHPADGVHTRACNLCEAICGLRITVQGGRVTDVRGDPDDPLSRGHICPKGAALPDLHADPDRLTRPMRRDGDTWHELDWDDALDLVASRLQALRTAHGPDAIATFQGNPSVHNSGTLLTAGAFLKALGTRNRFSATSTDQLPHHYAGAEMFGHPLLLPIPDVDRTEFLLMLGANPLASNGSILTAPGMRERLRAIRDRGGRIVLLDPRRTESASHATDFHHIRPGSDALFLLALLNVIFEENLARPGRLAGVTDGLDTLRGAARPYTPEAVQDRTGVPAAVTRDLARAFAQAAHAVAYGRIGLSVQEFGGLCQWLINALNIATGNLDREGGAMFPRPAFDLLTGALPGQTHHGRHRSRVRGLPEFDGELPSVTLADEILTPGAGQVRALVTVAGNPVLSTPDGTRLDEALSTLDFMVSIDPYLNETTRHAHVILPPAFGLEVEHYDVIFHHFAVRTTARLNAPVFPITPQQRFDHQIFSGLTERLTGRALAAPAARLDAGLRHGPYHLTLDDVRAHPHGLDLGPMQSVLPGRLLTASGRIQLAPASMLGDLPRLHAALHTPPPPLVLIGRRQLRSNNSWMHNTPRLMRGADRCTLQVHPADAAGLRDGQPVRITSRVGSVTAPLELTEDLMPGVACLPHGFGHARRGVKLHVAAASPGVSLNDLTDPHRTDALTGNAALTGTPIRIEAVPEGASVAAD, encoded by the coding sequence ATGACCCACCCCGCACCGGCCCACCCTGCTGACGGCGTTCACACCCGCGCCTGCAACCTCTGTGAGGCCATCTGCGGCCTGCGCATCACGGTGCAGGGCGGCCGGGTCACCGATGTTCGCGGCGACCCCGACGATCCCCTCTCCCGCGGGCACATCTGTCCTAAAGGTGCGGCCCTGCCCGACCTGCACGCAGACCCGGACCGCCTCACCCGGCCCATGCGCCGTGACGGCGACACCTGGCACGAACTGGACTGGGACGACGCCCTGGACCTCGTCGCGTCGCGCCTCCAGGCGCTGCGCACGGCGCACGGCCCGGACGCCATCGCCACCTTCCAGGGCAACCCCAGCGTGCACAACAGCGGCACACTGCTCACCGCCGGCGCCTTCCTCAAAGCCCTCGGGACCCGCAACCGCTTCAGCGCCACCAGCACCGACCAGCTGCCTCACCACTACGCAGGTGCGGAGATGTTCGGTCACCCCCTGCTGCTGCCCATTCCGGATGTGGACCGCACGGAGTTCCTGCTGATGCTGGGCGCCAACCCGCTGGCCAGCAACGGCAGCATCCTGACGGCGCCCGGCATGCGCGAGCGGCTGCGCGCCATCCGCGACCGGGGCGGGCGCATCGTGCTGCTCGACCCCCGCCGCACCGAAAGCGCCTCGCACGCCACAGACTTCCACCACATCCGGCCCGGCAGTGACGCCCTGTTTCTTCTGGCCCTCCTGAACGTGATATTCGAGGAGAACCTCGCCCGGCCCGGCCGCCTCGCCGGGGTGACGGACGGCCTGGACACCCTGCGCGGCGCCGCGCGCCCCTACACCCCCGAAGCCGTGCAGGACCGGACCGGCGTGCCTGCCGCCGTGACGCGCGACCTTGCGCGCGCCTTCGCCCAGGCGGCGCACGCCGTCGCCTACGGCCGCATCGGCCTGAGCGTGCAGGAATTCGGCGGGCTGTGCCAGTGGCTGATCAACGCGCTGAACATCGCGACCGGCAACCTCGACCGCGAAGGCGGCGCCATGTTCCCCCGCCCCGCCTTCGACCTGCTCACCGGGGCCCTGCCCGGTCAGACCCATCACGGCCGCCACCGCAGCCGCGTGCGGGGTCTGCCCGAATTCGACGGGGAACTGCCCAGCGTCACCCTGGCCGACGAGATCCTCACGCCCGGCGCCGGACAGGTCCGCGCCCTGGTCACGGTCGCCGGCAACCCGGTCCTGAGCACCCCCGACGGCACCCGGCTCGATGAGGCGCTCAGCACGCTGGACTTCATGGTCAGTATCGACCCGTACCTGAACGAAACGACCCGCCACGCCCACGTGATCCTCCCCCCGGCGTTCGGACTGGAAGTCGAGCATTACGACGTGATCTTCCACCACTTCGCCGTGCGCACCACCGCCCGCCTCAATGCCCCCGTGTTTCCCATCACGCCGCAGCAGCGCTTTGATCATCAGATCTTCTCCGGCCTGACCGAACGCCTCACGGGCCGGGCCCTCGCCGCGCCCGCCGCGCGCCTGGACGCCGGACTGCGCCACGGCCCGTACCACCTCACCCTGGACGACGTGCGGGCCCACCCGCACGGCCTGGACCTGGGCCCCATGCAGAGCGTGCTTCCCGGACGCCTCCTGACGGCCAGCGGCCGCATTCAACTGGCCCCCGCGTCCATGCTGGGCGACCTGCCACGCCTGCACGCCGCGCTGCACACCCCGCCCCCACCCCTCGTCCTGATCGGGCGGCGGCAGCTGCGCAGCAACAACTCCTGGATGCACAACACCCCGCGCCTGATGCGAGGCGCAGACCGCTGCACCCTGCAGGTTCACCCCGCCGACGCGGCCGGACTGCGCGACGGCCAGCCGGTGCGCATCACCTCCCGCGTGGGCAGCGTCACCGCGCCACTGGAACTCACCGAGGACCTGATGCCCGGCGTGGCCTGCCTGCCTCACGGTTTCGGACATGCCCGCCGCGGCGTGAAACTCCATGTGGCGGCCGCCTCGCCGGGCGTCAGCCTGAACGACCTGACTGATCCCCACCGGACGGACGCCCTGACCGGCAACGCCGCCCTGACCGGCACGCCCATCCGCATCGAGGCCGTCCCTGAAGGCGCCAGCGTGGCCGCCGACTGA
- a CDS encoding Ig-like domain-containing protein → MVLKPVHTCTALLLGSLLAACNSATTPVQSKDTTAPAVTLSAAPNPVTSAGTLTLTAAATDDGGVARVEFYEGATRLGADTTAPFTQTTTLNAVLNGNHTYTAVAFDAAGNKASASTTVAVNIAAATAPLRVTVTDQNIGAPVSGSAVSVYQNGTLLGTVTTDATGQLTLSGLSAGTYDLQARKPGMAGSDIHGVVVGTQTPAVTLVQRPAFDTSATTTPAKLELTRADGTPLAGATFTDQLDFRIKTATDSDHVGPLRIVYAQLNRTPGSASVTGSTTASSWSYAPPQDQLGVTDSGAVTTTGTFTAGFGTPSGEALVLEILAVDYNYNYARYSVPITLISTNAAARNTVVAPTAAAATAFTLKQEGAWTTRRAGARHGRRAERLGRLRGSPLVLHGHHAHRQTVRL, encoded by the coding sequence ATGGTCCTGAAACCTGTCCACACCTGCACCGCCCTTCTGCTCGGCAGCCTCCTGGCGGCCTGCAACAGCGCCACCACTCCGGTCCAGAGCAAGGACACCACCGCTCCGGCCGTGACCCTCAGCGCCGCGCCCAACCCCGTCACGTCCGCCGGAACGCTCACCCTGACTGCAGCGGCCACGGACGATGGCGGCGTCGCCCGCGTCGAGTTCTACGAAGGCGCCACCAGGCTCGGGGCGGACACCACGGCGCCCTTCACGCAGACCACCACCCTGAACGCCGTGCTCAACGGCAACCACACGTACACCGCCGTGGCCTTCGACGCTGCCGGGAACAAGGCCAGCGCGAGCACCACCGTCGCTGTGAACATCGCGGCCGCCACCGCGCCGCTGCGCGTCACGGTCACCGACCAGAACATCGGGGCGCCGGTATCCGGCAGCGCTGTCAGCGTGTACCAGAACGGCACGCTACTGGGAACCGTCACCACCGACGCCACCGGCCAGCTGACCCTCAGCGGCCTCAGCGCCGGCACGTACGACCTGCAGGCCCGCAAGCCCGGCATGGCCGGCAGCGACATTCACGGCGTGGTGGTCGGCACCCAGACGCCCGCCGTGACCCTGGTGCAGCGCCCCGCCTTCGACACCAGCGCCACCACCACCCCAGCCAAGCTGGAACTCACCCGCGCAGACGGCACGCCTCTGGCCGGCGCGACCTTCACCGATCAGCTGGATTTCCGCATCAAGACGGCCACCGATTCGGACCATGTGGGGCCGCTGCGTATCGTGTACGCGCAGCTCAACCGCACGCCGGGCAGCGCCAGCGTCACGGGCAGCACCACCGCGTCCAGCTGGAGCTACGCCCCCCCGCAGGACCAGCTGGGCGTCACCGACTCCGGCGCCGTCACCACCACCGGAACCTTCACCGCCGGGTTCGGCACCCCGAGCGGCGAAGCGCTGGTCCTGGAAATCCTGGCGGTCGATTACAACTACAACTACGCGCGTTACAGCGTGCCCATCACGCTGATCAGCACGAACGCCGCCGCCCGGAACACGGTGGTCGCCCCCACCGCCGCTGCGGCCACGGCCTTCACCCTGAAACAGGAAGGCGCCTGGACCACCCGCCGCGCCGGAGCCCGGCACGGACGCCGCGCCGAACGGCTCGGGCGTCTTCGTGGAAGTCCGCTGGTGCTACACGGACACCACGCCCACCGCCAAACCGTTCGCCTTTGA
- a CDS encoding S8 family serine peptidase — MSKTLKMTGVLTLSVLLAACSTTPAPTTSTPLSPEPTVVSSAGLTYVQNEVVVGYQSDADLQAAAQMLRGEVVRRIPEIRTALIRVDGDALKAAARAQASGVRYASVNAVMTPERTPAVTSERLNAQAAAADQVFDKLPQYALDPRHLNAKAAWDRGLTGKGVTVALIDDPADVTHPDLAPNWGGKAFDPRQAKTYTDGKAWSDYFKKPENSHGTFVSSSMIAAKNGEGIVGLAYEAKFLPVVMFNPGAYSSFEIALGAVWATNNGARVINNSWGGGVSFGPVKDAFDYAMSRGTTIVASMGNSYHDEFQYPAALPGVIASGALDASNRKVTFSTSGRHISSAAPGQDTILANPTWRGGGFALISGTSFSSPYTSAVAALVLQKCPAATPYQVRRVMETTADGSVGSNPNGFDRETGWGRLDAGKIAETLTDCAKLPAPGANVHVNLAYVNGRGTQAGLLGDVILRGQGLRAGATDDATPLYVSPTDANGDVRFSEIRPGTYDLYVAGPDLTSTGGSTEDRGTFVGTVVATSGSTYFRPDEARVLLPATFVDTNPVDPYEPNDSAAEAKAIAYGATTQQAYIFGSPQDVDYFQFTGAAGDQIKAEMLAAAQLGGKLDAYLTLLDASGKVLAENDDRGTPRIDSDAEVTFTLPAAGTYYLRATSYAIAEGGSDSNPFNKYKLKLSKLN, encoded by the coding sequence ATGTCCAAGACCCTCAAGATGACCGGTGTGCTGACCCTCAGCGTCCTGCTGGCCGCCTGCTCCACCACCCCCGCACCCACCACCAGCACGCCCCTCTCCCCTGAACCCACCGTGGTCAGCAGCGCCGGCCTGACGTACGTGCAGAACGAGGTTGTGGTCGGGTACCAGAGTGACGCCGACCTCCAGGCCGCAGCTCAGATGCTGCGCGGCGAGGTCGTGCGCCGCATTCCGGAGATCCGCACGGCACTGATCCGCGTGGACGGCGACGCCCTGAAAGCCGCTGCACGCGCGCAGGCAAGTGGCGTGCGCTACGCCAGCGTGAACGCCGTCATGACGCCCGAACGCACGCCCGCCGTGACCTCTGAGCGCCTGAACGCCCAGGCGGCCGCCGCGGATCAGGTGTTTGACAAACTGCCCCAGTACGCCCTGGACCCCCGGCACCTGAATGCCAAGGCCGCCTGGGACCGCGGCCTGACCGGGAAGGGCGTCACGGTCGCCCTGATTGACGACCCGGCCGACGTCACCCACCCCGACCTGGCCCCCAACTGGGGCGGCAAGGCCTTCGATCCGCGTCAGGCGAAGACGTACACCGACGGGAAGGCCTGGAGCGACTACTTCAAGAAGCCGGAGAACAGCCACGGCACCTTCGTGTCGTCCAGCATGATCGCCGCGAAAAATGGCGAGGGCATCGTCGGCCTGGCGTACGAGGCGAAATTCCTGCCGGTCGTGATGTTCAACCCCGGCGCGTACTCCAGCTTCGAGATCGCACTGGGCGCCGTGTGGGCCACGAACAACGGCGCGCGCGTGATCAACAACTCCTGGGGCGGCGGAGTGAGCTTCGGGCCGGTCAAGGACGCCTTTGACTACGCCATGTCCCGCGGAACGACGATCGTGGCGAGCATGGGCAACTCGTACCACGATGAGTTCCAGTACCCTGCGGCGCTGCCCGGCGTGATCGCCTCCGGGGCGCTGGACGCCAGCAACCGCAAAGTCACGTTCTCCACGAGTGGCCGGCACATCTCGAGCGCCGCGCCCGGACAGGACACCATTCTCGCCAACCCCACGTGGCGGGGCGGGGGGTTCGCGCTGATCTCCGGCACCAGCTTCTCCAGCCCGTACACCAGCGCCGTGGCCGCCCTGGTGCTGCAGAAATGCCCCGCCGCCACCCCCTACCAGGTGCGGCGCGTCATGGAGACCACGGCAGACGGGAGTGTGGGCAGCAACCCGAACGGCTTTGACCGTGAGACCGGCTGGGGCCGCCTGGACGCCGGGAAGATCGCCGAGACGCTCACCGACTGCGCCAAATTGCCTGCCCCAGGCGCCAACGTGCACGTGAACCTCGCGTACGTAAATGGCCGGGGCACCCAGGCGGGTCTGCTGGGCGACGTGATCCTGCGCGGCCAGGGCCTGCGTGCCGGCGCCACCGACGACGCCACCCCGCTGTACGTCAGCCCGACCGACGCTAACGGCGACGTGCGCTTCAGTGAAATCAGGCCCGGCACGTACGACCTGTACGTCGCGGGGCCCGACCTGACCAGCACGGGGGGAAGCACCGAGGACCGTGGCACCTTCGTGGGTACGGTTGTCGCCACCAGCGGCAGCACGTACTTCCGTCCGGACGAGGCGCGCGTGCTTCTGCCGGCCACCTTCGTAGACACCAACCCGGTGGACCCCTACGAGCCCAATGACTCGGCCGCGGAGGCCAAGGCCATCGCCTACGGGGCGACCACACAGCAGGCCTACATTTTCGGGTCACCCCAGGACGTGGATTACTTCCAGTTTACCGGCGCGGCCGGCGACCAGATCAAAGCCGAGATGCTCGCTGCGGCCCAGCTGGGCGGAAAACTCGACGCTTACCTGACGCTGCTTGACGCCAGCGGGAAGGTCCTGGCAGAGAACGACGACCGCGGCACCCCCCGTATCGACAGTGACGCCGAAGTGACCTTCACCCTGCCGGCAGCCGGCACGTACTACCTGAGGGCAACCTCATACGCCATTGCGGAGGGCGGCAGCGACAGCAACCCCTTCAACAAGTACAAGCTCAAGCTCAGCAAACTGAACTGA